From Streptomyces yatensis, one genomic window encodes:
- a CDS encoding DUF2617 family protein gives MLTTLKTAYTDTRAADLAWGLGREPLPALAVLDLQLHGFDVQLRLLGASHQVLLEGEGSRCSETVACMSGNSTALPLGVSTLVDGREYEFAARVEELSQGAFAGRAQELLALVADHPHGLAGTFPGSPNAFTALLAQWHEGTVGWRTWHAYPQEGRLVTTRTCVGARVPAALRPPGAGGLEIGGLPDGRSPQVPCA, from the coding sequence ATGCTCACGACCCTCAAGACTGCCTACACCGATACCCGCGCCGCTGACCTCGCCTGGGGCCTGGGACGGGAACCGCTTCCCGCCCTCGCCGTGCTTGATCTTCAACTTCATGGTTTCGACGTCCAGTTGAGGCTCCTGGGGGCCTCGCATCAGGTCCTCCTCGAAGGGGAGGGCAGCCGTTGCTCGGAGACCGTCGCCTGCATGTCCGGCAACAGCACCGCGCTTCCGCTGGGGGTTTCCACGCTCGTCGACGGCCGCGAATACGAATTCGCGGCGCGCGTAGAGGAGTTGTCGCAAGGGGCCTTCGCCGGGCGCGCGCAGGAGCTGCTCGCGCTGGTGGCCGACCATCCGCACGGGCTGGCCGGCACCTTTCCCGGCAGTCCGAACGCGTTCACGGCGCTGCTCGCGCAGTGGCACGAGGGCACGGTGGGCTGGCGGACCTGGCATGCCTACCCCCAGGAGGGGCGGCTGGTCACCACCCGCACCTGTGTGGGGGCCCGGGTGCCGGCCGCGCTCCGGCCGCCGGGCGCGGGCGGGCTCGAGATAGGTGGCCTGCCCGATGGGCGGTCGCCCCAAGTGCCGTGTGCCTAA
- a CDS encoding VOC family protein, producing the protein MHRSRVYAVLIDAPKAEADRATAFWSAALGVTAESYPPEPQFTTLHEALPGLVTAVQAVDDAPRIHLDFETDDVEAETARLLALGAEQIAQWQECRVLRVPGGHVMCVLPQETDPETFRAQANVWP; encoded by the coding sequence ATGCACAGGAGCCGTGTGTACGCCGTTCTGATCGACGCGCCCAAAGCCGAGGCCGACCGGGCGACCGCCTTCTGGTCAGCGGCCCTCGGCGTCACCGCCGAGTCGTATCCGCCGGAGCCGCAGTTCACCACGCTCCATGAGGCTCTGCCGGGGCTGGTCACCGCCGTCCAGGCGGTCGACGACGCGCCCCGTATCCACCTGGACTTCGAGACCGACGACGTCGAGGCGGAAACCGCGCGCCTGCTCGCCCTGGGGGCTGAGCAGATCGCGCAGTGGCAGGAGTGCCGGGTGCTCCGCGTTCCCGGCGGCCACGTGATGTGCGTACTGCCCCAGGAGACCGACCCGGAGACCTTCCGGGCACAGGCCAACGTCTGGCCCTGA